Proteins encoded by one window of Winogradskyella sp. PG-2:
- the kbl gene encoding glycine C-acetyltransferase, with amino-acid sequence MYGDIKSHLKNEIESIKDAGLFKEERIITSPQGAEITLNTGQKVLNFCANNYLGLSSHPEVVQAAKDTMDTHGFGMSSVRFICGTQDIHKTLEQKIADFYGTEDTILYAAAFDANGGVFEPLLTKEDAIISDSLNHASIIDGVRLCKAARYRYQNNDMADLEKQLISANDNGARFKIIVTDGVFSMDGLVAPLDEICDLADKYDAMVMIDECHATGFIGETGIGTLEEKGVLGRIDIITGTLGKAMGGAMGGYTSAKKEIIEILRQRSRPYLFSNSLAPAIVGASIKVFDMLKNNTSLRDKVDWNTKYFKKGMKEAGFDIVDGDSAIVPVMLYDAKLSQTMANMLLKEGVYVTGFFYPVVPKDKARIRVQLSAAHSIEQLDKAITAFVKVGKSLNVI; translated from the coding sequence ATGTACGGAGATATAAAATCACATTTAAAAAACGAAATTGAGTCTATAAAAGATGCTGGTCTTTTCAAAGAAGAGCGAATAATTACTTCGCCTCAAGGTGCAGAAATAACACTTAATACAGGACAAAAGGTTTTAAATTTTTGTGCTAATAATTATTTAGGTCTCTCATCACATCCAGAGGTTGTGCAAGCAGCTAAAGATACTATGGACACACATGGTTTTGGTATGTCTTCCGTACGATTCATTTGTGGCACACAAGATATTCATAAAACACTTGAGCAAAAGATTGCCGATTTTTATGGTACTGAAGATACTATACTATACGCAGCTGCTTTTGATGCAAATGGTGGTGTTTTTGAGCCTTTACTTACTAAGGAAGATGCTATTATATCAGATTCACTAAATCACGCCTCTATTATTGACGGAGTTAGATTGTGTAAAGCCGCAAGGTATCGCTATCAAAATAATGATATGGCGGATTTAGAAAAACAGCTGATTTCAGCTAATGATAATGGAGCACGATTTAAAATTATCGTTACAGATGGTGTGTTTTCTATGGACGGCTTAGTTGCCCCTTTAGATGAAATCTGTGATTTAGCAGATAAATATGATGCTATGGTAATGATTGATGAGTGCCATGCAACTGGGTTTATAGGAGAAACAGGTATAGGTACATTAGAAGAAAAAGGCGTTCTTGGTCGAATAGATATTATCACTGGGACCTTAGGTAAAGCTATGGGTGGTGCTATGGGTGGTTATACTTCAGCTAAAAAAGAAATTATTGAAATTTTACGTCAACGTTCAAGACCATATTTGTTTTCGAACTCGTTAGCACCAGCAATTGTTGGAGCTTCTATTAAAGTGTTTGATATGCTAAAAAACAACACTTCACTTAGAGATAAAGTCGATTGGAACACAAAATATTTTAAAAAAGGTATGAAAGAAGCAGGTTTTGATATTGTAGATGGAGATTCAGCAATTGTACCAGTTATGCTATATGATGCTAAGCTTTCTCAAACCATGGCTAATATGTTGTTAAAAGAAGGGGTTTATGTTACAGGGTTCTTCTATCCTGTTGTTCCTAAAGATAAAGCCAGAATAAGAGTACAATTATCCGCGGCGCATAGCATAGAGCAATTGGATAAGGCAATAACTGCTTTTGTTAAAGTGGGGAAAAGTCTCAATGTTATTTAA
- a CDS encoding OmpA family protein, giving the protein MKNLSRLFFVVVLLMSFSTSNAQDKNNPWAITIGANAVDLYPTGGDAPQGDYFEEFFNVEDHWNVFPSLSKIAVSRYLSDGFTFTATGTINKIDKLGSVDVAGETILATADDLTYLALDGAVSYSFMKVINSNKFDPYLGVGGGYTWVDEVGSGTLNGTLGLKYWITEKLGVDVQSTYKHSFEDYLPKHFQHSVGVTFKFGGVDTDNDGIYDQDDACPEEAGLEIFNGCPDSDNDGIQDSKDDCPNTAGLAEFNGCPDGDGDGVMDKDDKCPTVAGLSSLMGCPDGDSDGVADGDDNCPTVAGPAANGGCPWPDTDGDGILDKDDKCPNEAGEAANDGCPIQAPSPAVMKTLNDYAKTILFDTGKASIKDASEAVLVNITAILKEYPDSRFHIDGYTDSTGNAKSNQLLSERRANSVRDYLIVNGIAADRLNSRGFGEDNPIDNNNTRSGRKNNRRVEVVLIPRN; this is encoded by the coding sequence ATGAAAAATCTTAGCAGATTATTTTTTGTCGTAGTGCTTCTTATGAGTTTTAGCACTTCAAACGCTCAAGACAAGAACAATCCATGGGCTATTACAATTGGAGCAAACGCCGTTGATTTATATCCTACTGGAGGAGACGCACCTCAGGGAGATTATTTTGAAGAATTCTTTAACGTAGAAGATCACTGGAATGTATTCCCTTCTTTATCTAAAATCGCTGTATCTAGATATTTAAGTGATGGTTTCACTTTTACTGCTACAGGAACAATAAATAAAATTGACAAACTTGGTTCTGTCGATGTCGCAGGTGAAACAATCTTAGCTACTGCTGATGATTTAACATACTTAGCCTTAGATGGTGCTGTTTCTTACAGTTTCATGAAAGTAATTAACTCTAACAAATTTGATCCTTATTTAGGTGTTGGAGGTGGTTACACTTGGGTTGACGAAGTGGGTTCTGGTACTTTAAACGGAACTTTAGGTCTTAAATATTGGATTACTGAGAAATTAGGTGTAGATGTACAATCTACTTACAAGCACTCGTTTGAAGATTACTTACCTAAGCATTTCCAACATTCAGTTGGCGTTACTTTCAAATTCGGTGGTGTTGATACTGATAACGATGGTATCTACGATCAAGATGATGCTTGTCCAGAAGAAGCTGGTTTAGAAATTTTCAACGGATGTCCTGATTCTGATAACGATGGTATCCAAGATTCTAAAGACGATTGTCCTAACACAGCAGGTTTAGCTGAATTTAATGGTTGTCCTGATGGTGATGGTGATGGTGTAATGGATAAAGATGATAAATGTCCTACAGTTGCTGGTTTAAGCTCTTTAATGGGATGTCCTGATGGTGATAGCGATGGTGTTGCTGATGGTGATGACAACTGTCCTACAGTTGCTGGTCCTGCTGCTAACGGTGGATGCCCATGGCCTGACACTGATGGTGATGGTATCTTAGATAAAGACGATAAATGTCCTAATGAAGCTGGTGAAGCAGCAAATGATGGTTGTCCAATACAGGCACCAAGTCCAGCGGTTATGAAAACCTTAAATGATTACGCTAAAACAATATTATTTGATACAGGTAAAGCCTCTATAAAGGATGCATCAGAAGCTGTTCTTGTAAATATCACAGCGATATTGAAAGAATATCCTGATTCTAGATTCCATATTGATGGTTATACAGATAGTACAGGTAATGCGAAATCTAATCAGTTATTATCTGAAAGAAGAGCGAATTCAGTAAGAGATTACTTAATTGTTAATGGTATTGCTGCGGATAGATTAAATTCTAGAGGATTTGGTGAAGACAATCCTATCGACAACAACAATACGAGATCAGGTAGAAAAAATAACAGACGTGTAGAAGTTGTTCTTATACCAAGGAACTAA
- a CDS encoding PD-(D/E)XK nuclease family protein: MVSFIKTVLIDLKEKKQNLEDLHFILPSKRAGVFLKHQLSTLLEQPIFSPRILSIEEFVEELSGLQSVPNTELLFRLYETYKSLTKTSEQESFDSFSKWAQILLQDFNEIDRYLIPQEHIFDYLNAIKELNHWSLESEQTDLIKNHLKFWKRLKEYYVAFTEDLLRTKQGYQGLIYREASENLEAYIENNSTTKHIFLGFNALNESESRIIQGLLQNDLAEIYWDTDTAFINDRLHDAGLFTRAHKEHWNYFKNHTFDWITSHYKESKNIQVVGIPKLVGQAKYIGQLLEEINQTNKTLSNVAVVLGEENLLIPVLNSIPKTITKLNVTMGLPLKYVPLASFFDYLFSIHKNNTKSFYFKDVVSILSHPSVYPLFKVDAGNISSKLVTHIQKNNLVYITADDLLKHAASHTELINLLFKPWGDKSEIALKNCSTLILRMKTNFGDSKQSNSLELEYLYRFHTLFNQLSQLDTSYKHLNSVTTLHTIYKELLSLETLDFKGEPLEGLQIMGMLESRVLDFETVIISSVNEGILPSGKTNNSFIPFDVKVENNLPTYKEKDAVYTYHFYRLLQRAKNVYILYNTEVDALKGGEKSRFITQLEIENKHKIKHSIISPEVPIIEKQLKKISKTPLVIEKLKVLSLKGFSPSSLTNYMRNPMDFYYDKILRIREFKEVEENIAANTLGSVIHNTLEDFYKPLEDSFLTLDHLVSFKAKILNTVTKHFKELYKDGDFTKGKNLIIFEIAQRYISNFINTEIESLKAGHKIKILAIEADEKIEFPVESLDFPIRLTGKVDRIDQFNGVTRIIDYKSGKVEQNKVEITNWEDLTSDYNKYSKSFQVLCYAYMMHQNSLITLPIEAGIISFKNLNGGFLKFGKKESTYSRTKDQLITEETLNNFEIELKKLIIDICNPDLDFVEKELD, translated from the coding sequence ATGGTGAGTTTTATAAAAACGGTATTAATAGATCTTAAAGAAAAAAAGCAAAACCTAGAAGATTTACACTTTATACTTCCGAGCAAACGTGCTGGTGTATTTCTTAAACACCAACTTTCAACTTTATTAGAGCAACCTATTTTTTCACCACGAATTCTAAGTATTGAAGAGTTTGTAGAAGAACTATCTGGTTTGCAAAGTGTGCCAAATACAGAACTTCTTTTTAGACTTTATGAAACTTATAAAAGTCTTACTAAAACGTCTGAGCAAGAGTCTTTTGATTCATTTTCTAAATGGGCACAAATTTTACTACAAGACTTTAATGAGATTGATCGTTATCTTATACCACAAGAGCACATATTCGATTACCTAAATGCTATAAAAGAACTTAATCACTGGTCACTCGAGTCTGAGCAAACCGATTTAATAAAAAATCACTTAAAATTTTGGAAACGTCTTAAAGAATACTACGTAGCTTTTACTGAAGATCTACTTCGAACTAAACAGGGTTATCAAGGTTTAATTTACAGAGAGGCCTCGGAAAACCTTGAGGCTTATATCGAAAACAATAGCACTACAAAACATATCTTCCTTGGATTCAACGCTCTTAATGAATCAGAATCACGAATTATTCAAGGTTTATTACAAAATGATTTAGCTGAAATATATTGGGATACTGATACAGCATTTATTAATGACAGATTACATGATGCTGGTTTATTTACAAGAGCCCATAAAGAGCATTGGAACTACTTTAAAAACCACACTTTCGATTGGATTACCTCTCATTACAAAGAGTCTAAAAATATACAAGTCGTTGGAATCCCCAAACTTGTTGGGCAAGCAAAGTATATCGGCCAGTTATTAGAGGAAATTAACCAGACCAATAAAACCCTATCTAATGTAGCTGTCGTTTTAGGAGAGGAAAACCTTTTAATTCCTGTGCTAAATTCTATTCCCAAGACCATAACTAAACTCAATGTCACAATGGGTTTGCCACTAAAATATGTGCCATTAGCTTCGTTTTTTGACTACTTATTCTCTATTCACAAAAACAATACTAAATCCTTTTACTTTAAAGATGTCGTAAGTATTCTTTCTCATCCTTCTGTCTATCCATTATTTAAAGTTGACGCTGGTAATATATCTAGTAAATTAGTAACGCATATTCAAAAAAACAACTTAGTCTATATTACAGCTGACGACTTATTAAAACATGCAGCTTCTCATACAGAACTCATTAATTTATTATTTAAACCTTGGGGAGATAAATCTGAAATCGCTCTAAAAAATTGCTCCACTCTTATTTTAAGAATGAAGACAAATTTTGGAGATAGTAAACAAAGTAATAGTCTGGAGTTAGAGTATTTATATCGCTTTCATACATTATTTAATCAGCTTTCACAACTAGACACCTCCTACAAACATCTTAATTCAGTAACCACTTTACATACTATATATAAAGAGCTATTAAGTCTAGAAACCCTAGATTTTAAAGGGGAACCTCTTGAGGGCTTGCAAATTATGGGCATGTTAGAATCTCGAGTCTTAGACTTTGAAACAGTAATTATAAGTTCAGTAAATGAAGGTATCCTTCCCTCAGGAAAAACAAATAATTCGTTTATTCCTTTCGATGTGAAAGTCGAAAACAACTTACCGACCTATAAGGAAAAAGATGCTGTTTATACGTATCACTTCTACAGGCTTTTACAACGCGCTAAAAACGTTTATATTCTATATAATACTGAGGTTGACGCCTTAAAAGGCGGAGAGAAAAGTAGATTTATTACACAATTAGAAATTGAAAATAAGCATAAAATCAAACACTCCATTATTTCCCCAGAAGTACCAATTATTGAAAAACAATTAAAGAAAATTTCTAAAACACCTTTGGTAATAGAAAAACTAAAGGTGCTCTCTCTTAAAGGATTTTCACCATCATCCTTGACCAACTATATGAGAAATCCTATGGATTTTTATTATGACAAAATTCTTCGTATAAGAGAATTTAAAGAGGTAGAGGAAAATATTGCAGCAAATACTTTAGGTTCTGTCATTCATAACACACTAGAAGACTTTTATAAGCCGTTAGAAGACTCTTTTCTCACTTTGGACCATCTCGTGAGTTTTAAAGCTAAAATACTAAATACCGTTACAAAACACTTTAAGGAATTATATAAAGACGGTGACTTTACCAAAGGTAAAAACCTCATAATTTTCGAAATTGCACAACGTTATATTTCCAATTTTATCAATACCGAAATTGAAAGTCTTAAAGCCGGACATAAAATAAAAATTCTAGCAATTGAAGCTGATGAAAAAATAGAATTTCCAGTTGAAAGCCTAGACTTTCCTATAAGACTTACTGGAAAAGTTGATAGAATCGACCAATTTAATGGTGTAACGCGCATTATAGACTATAAGTCTGGTAAGGTTGAACAAAACAAAGTTGAAATTACAAATTGGGAAGATTTAACTTCGGATTACAACAAATACAGTAAGTCATTTCAGGTATTATGTTATGCTTATATGATGCATCAAAACAGCTTAATAACATTACCTATTGAAGCTGGTATCATTTCTTTTAAAAATCTTAATGGAGGGTTTCTTAAATTTGGTAAAAAAGAATCAACTTACAGCAGAACTAAAGATCAACTTATTACAGAAGAAACATTGAATAACTTCGAAATTGAACTGAAAAAACTAATTATAGACATCTGTAATCCAGATCTTGATTTCGTTGAAAAAGAACTCGACTAA
- a CDS encoding alpha/beta hydrolase family protein — protein sequence MRIEKNIILNRTDKKPLLIDTFYSESKTDQPIVVFCHGYKGFKDWGAWNLMAEAIAEAGFCFIKFNFSHNGGTVENPIDFPDLEAFGNNNYTKELDDLNDVLDWIVSHFTNNTKVVVNQICLMGHSRGGGIAILKASEDNRITKLITLASISDFGTRTYTIGNLKEWEEKGVKYVLNGRTKQQMPHFYQFYKDFKANEERLHIESAIKRLQIPILIIHGDNDTSISINEAKELNKWNPNSQLEVIGEADHVFNTKHPWSTNNLSPQLDEANRLIINFISNH from the coding sequence ATGAGAATTGAAAAGAATATCATTTTAAATAGAACGGATAAAAAGCCTTTACTCATAGACACCTTTTACTCTGAAAGTAAAACCGATCAACCCATTGTTGTTTTTTGTCATGGTTACAAAGGGTTTAAAGATTGGGGAGCTTGGAATCTTATGGCAGAAGCTATAGCCGAAGCTGGTTTTTGCTTCATTAAGTTTAATTTTTCTCATAATGGTGGCACCGTTGAAAACCCAATTGATTTTCCGGACTTAGAGGCTTTCGGAAATAACAACTATACAAAAGAGTTAGATGATTTAAATGATGTGTTAGATTGGATTGTAAGCCATTTCACTAATAATACTAAGGTCGTTGTGAATCAAATATGTTTGATGGGTCATAGTCGTGGCGGTGGAATAGCTATATTAAAAGCTTCTGAGGATAACAGAATTACAAAACTCATTACGTTGGCAAGCATTAGTGATTTTGGAACAAGGACTTACACTATTGGTAATCTTAAAGAGTGGGAAGAAAAAGGGGTGAAATATGTTCTAAATGGTAGAACGAAACAACAAATGCCTCATTTTTATCAATTTTATAAAGACTTTAAAGCTAATGAAGAACGCTTACATATTGAATCTGCAATAAAAAGATTACAAATTCCAATCCTCATTATTCATGGTGATAATGATACATCAATATCAATAAATGAAGCAAAAGAATTAAATAAATGGAATCCTAATAGCCAACTTGAAGTTATAGGAGAAGCTGATCATGTGTTTAATACTAAACATCCATGGAGCACCAATAACTTGTCGCCTCAATTAGATGAAGCAAATCGTTTGATAATAAATTTTATTTCAAACCACTAA
- a CDS encoding universal stress protein, translating to MKTILVPVGSSKNAKSHLQYAVDFAKAFGAKLYVVQIYNVYTKAGTMINVDSIIEKESKDFLDGHVASIDTKDVQVYTRTFKGKLVDTLEKVCDALEVDLIILEPRTNSIKDEVYLGKTSGKIIKRTQIPALIVPEDYVYKPIVKILVAVKSALVKKEGVLKPLLSIKNQFKAVVNILLVKTKHHKDEDFILNEELGGIITNKTIAERPTTFQAVLEHYKSNSPDLLCVVRRKRGFFKKLWEDDTVLKEDFHSTELPVLVLSGLK from the coding sequence ATGAAAACAATACTAGTTCCTGTTGGGTCTTCAAAAAACGCAAAATCACATTTACAATATGCTGTTGATTTTGCTAAAGCATTTGGTGCAAAGTTATATGTCGTTCAAATATATAATGTTTATACCAAAGCAGGAACCATGATCAATGTAGATTCTATTATTGAAAAAGAATCCAAAGATTTTTTAGATGGTCATGTTGCTTCGATAGACACAAAAGATGTTCAAGTCTACACTAGAACGTTTAAGGGAAAATTGGTAGATACGTTAGAGAAAGTTTGTGATGCTTTAGAAGTAGATTTAATCATTTTAGAACCTCGTACAAATTCTATTAAGGATGAGGTCTATTTAGGGAAAACCTCAGGAAAAATTATAAAGCGTACACAAATACCAGCGTTAATAGTACCAGAAGATTATGTTTATAAACCTATAGTTAAAATATTAGTTGCTGTTAAATCTGCTTTAGTAAAAAAAGAAGGTGTTTTAAAGCCTTTATTATCTATTAAAAACCAATTTAAGGCTGTTGTTAATATACTTTTAGTGAAAACAAAGCATCATAAAGACGAAGACTTTATTCTTAACGAAGAATTGGGAGGTATAATTACAAATAAGACTATTGCTGAGCGCCCAACTACATTTCAAGCTGTGTTAGAACATTATAAATCTAATTCTCCAGATTTATTATGTGTTGTTAGGCGTAAAAGAGGTTTCTTTAAGAAACTTTGGGAAGATGATACAGTTTTAAAAGAAGATTTTCATAGCACAGAATTACCTGTTTTAGTGCTTAGTGGTTTGAAATAA
- a CDS encoding GNAT family N-acetyltransferase, with translation MIRKANSADIETIMHITKACAKTMIANGIYQWNTHYPNPAAFENDIKRDELYVLEIDGQVKGTIVISTLMDEEYVPIKWLTENENNIYIHRLAIHPELQGKGFAQQLMDFAEQFAIENNYRSIRLDTFSQNKRNQKFYELRGYKQLGDIYFPKQSEYPFHCYELVF, from the coding sequence ATGATTCGGAAGGCCAACTCAGCAGATATAGAAACAATAATGCACATAACAAAAGCTTGTGCTAAAACCATGATAGCCAATGGAATTTATCAATGGAATACGCATTATCCAAATCCTGCTGCTTTTGAAAATGACATTAAACGAGATGAACTTTATGTGCTAGAGATTGATGGGCAGGTTAAAGGCACTATCGTAATTTCTACTCTTATGGATGAAGAATATGTTCCTATTAAATGGCTTACTGAAAATGAAAACAATATCTATATTCATCGCTTAGCCATTCATCCTGAATTACAAGGGAAAGGTTTTGCGCAACAATTAATGGACTTCGCAGAACAATTTGCCATAGAAAACAACTATAGATCTATTCGTTTAGATACCTTTTCTCAGAACAAAAGAAATCAAAAATTTTACGAACTTCGTGGCTATAAACAATTAGGTGATATTTATTTCCCGAAGCAAAGCGAATACCCTTTTCATTGTTATGAACTAGTCTTTTGA
- a CDS encoding MATE family efflux transporter, with product MNTSITLKQINKLAIPALISGVSEPILSLSDSAIIGNMDFNATESLAAVGIVGTFMSMLIWVLGQTRSSISSIVSQYVGADNLNAVKNLPAQAIFLITSLSILIILTTYPFASQIFQFYNASDTILNYSVDYYQIRVFGFPFTLFTIAVFGTFRGLQNTYYPMLIAIAGAASNIVLDIVFVYGIEGLIPAMHIKGAAYASVIAQVIMAGLSAYYLLKKTDIPLWVKFPFNPEIKRFTIMILNLFVRTIFLNVALYFGTSFATKYGTNYIAAYTIAINLWFLGAFLIDGYASAGNILSGKLLGAKDYKNLVDLSTKLIKYGVIIGVVLGIIGAILYYPLGKLFSNDEKVLNEFYNIFWIILIMQPLCALAFIFDGVFKGLGKMKYLRNVLLFSTLFVFIPVVFLADALDYKLYGVFFAFTLWIIARGLPLIIKFRKTFKPLAQNS from the coding sequence TTGAATACATCAATAACATTAAAACAAATCAATAAACTCGCAATACCAGCATTAATTTCTGGTGTATCTGAACCTATTTTATCTTTATCAGATTCAGCAATTATTGGTAATATGGATTTTAATGCTACCGAATCTTTAGCTGCTGTTGGTATTGTAGGCACATTTATGTCTATGTTGATTTGGGTTTTAGGTCAAACTCGTAGTTCTATATCATCAATAGTATCTCAATATGTTGGAGCAGATAATCTCAACGCTGTAAAAAACTTACCTGCTCAAGCTATATTCTTAATCACATCGTTAAGCATTCTAATTATCCTAACAACATATCCATTTGCTTCGCAGATTTTCCAATTTTACAACGCTTCAGATACTATTCTAAACTATAGTGTTGATTATTACCAAATAAGAGTGTTCGGCTTTCCATTTACACTATTCACTATTGCTGTTTTTGGAACTTTTAGAGGTCTTCAAAACACCTACTATCCAATGCTAATTGCTATTGCTGGCGCGGCTTCAAATATTGTTTTAGATATTGTTTTTGTGTATGGTATTGAAGGTCTAATCCCTGCAATGCATATTAAAGGTGCGGCTTATGCTAGTGTTATTGCGCAAGTTATTATGGCTGGTCTTTCGGCATATTACTTACTAAAGAAAACAGATATTCCGCTATGGGTTAAGTTCCCCTTTAATCCAGAGATTAAACGTTTTACAATAATGATCCTTAATTTATTCGTTAGGACTATATTCTTAAATGTGGCTTTATATTTCGGTACAAGCTTTGCTACAAAATACGGAACAAATTATATCGCAGCCTATACAATAGCGATTAACCTGTGGTTCTTGGGTGCATTCCTAATTGATGGTTATGCCAGTGCTGGTAATATTTTATCAGGAAAACTTCTAGGTGCAAAAGACTACAAAAACTTAGTAGATTTAAGTACAAAACTGATTAAATACGGTGTAATTATAGGTGTGGTTTTAGGTATTATTGGTGCTATCTTATATTATCCCTTAGGGAAACTGTTTAGTAATGATGAAAAGGTTTTAAATGAGTTTTATAATATCTTCTGGATTATACTTATAATGCAACCATTATGTGCTTTAGCGTTTATTTTTGATGGTGTTTTTAAAGGTCTAGGTAAAATGAAATACCTTAGAAATGTCTTATTATTTTCAACCCTATTTGTCTTTATACCTGTTGTTTTTTTGGCAGATGCCTTAGACTATAAACTTTATGGTGTTTTCTTCGCTTTTACGCTTTGGATAATAGCACGCGGATTACCATTAATTATAAAATTCAGAAAAACATTTAAACCCCTTGCTCAAAACTCGTAA
- a CDS encoding 6-pyruvoyl trahydropterin synthase family protein: MSNIRITKQFSFEAGHALHGYDGKCKNLHGHSYHLFVTVIGTPINDNTNSKYGMVIDFGDLKRIVNNEIVDVFDHTMIFNQNTPHLELANDLKNNGHNIILVDYQPTTEMMIIDFAEKIKQRLPKNIKLHSLKLQETATSFAQWYASDNE, translated from the coding sequence ATGAGCAACATACGTATTACAAAACAATTTTCTTTTGAAGCGGGTCATGCACTTCATGGTTATGATGGTAAATGTAAAAACTTACATGGTCATAGCTATCACTTATTTGTAACTGTAATTGGCACTCCAATTAATGATAATACAAATTCAAAATATGGAATGGTGATAGATTTTGGTGATTTAAAAAGAATAGTTAATAATGAAATAGTTGATGTCTTTGACCATACTATGATTTTTAACCAAAATACACCTCACCTAGAATTAGCAAATGACTTAAAAAATAATGGACACAATATAATCTTGGTAGACTATCAGCCTACTACAGAAATGATGATTATAGATTTTGCTGAAAAAATAAAACAACGTCTCCCAAAAAATATTAAACTTCATTCTTTAAAATTGCAAGAAACGGCTACCAGCTTTGCTCAATGGTATGCTTCTGATAATGAATAA
- a CDS encoding UDP-2,3-diacylglucosamine diphosphatase has translation MTIPNGKKIYFASDNHLGAPTMEASRPREKKFVAWLDEIKQDAAAIFLLGDLFDFWFEYKTVVPKGFARTLGKLAEIADSGIPIHYFVGNHDLWMNGYFEEELGIPVYHKPQEFKIQNSEFFIGHGDGLGPGDKGYKRMKKVFISPFFKWLFKWGHPDIGMRIAQYFSVKNKMISGDDDAKFLGEDNEWLAVYSKRKLEEKHRDYFVFGHRHLPLEIQLNESSKYINLGDWIQYYTYGVFDGESFQLKTFQKD, from the coding sequence ATAACCATTCCTAACGGAAAAAAAATCTACTTTGCTTCAGACAATCATCTAGGCGCTCCAACAATGGAAGCTTCTCGTCCTCGCGAAAAAAAATTCGTAGCTTGGTTAGATGAAATAAAACAAGATGCAGCAGCTATTTTTTTACTTGGGGATTTATTTGATTTTTGGTTTGAATATAAAACCGTTGTGCCTAAAGGATTTGCTAGAACTTTAGGTAAGTTGGCCGAAATAGCAGATTCTGGTATTCCAATTCATTATTTCGTTGGCAACCACGACCTTTGGATGAATGGTTATTTTGAAGAAGAACTCGGCATTCCTGTATATCATAAGCCTCAAGAATTCAAAATTCAAAATTCAGAATTTTTTATTGGTCATGGTGATGGTCTAGGTCCTGGTGACAAAGGTTACAAGCGCATGAAAAAAGTATTTATTAGTCCTTTTTTTAAATGGCTATTTAAATGGGGACATCCAGATATTGGTATGCGTATTGCTCAATACTTTTCAGTTAAAAATAAAATGATTTCGGGAGATGATGACGCCAAATTTTTAGGAGAAGACAATGAGTGGTTAGCGGTTTACAGTAAACGCAAACTTGAAGAAAAACATCGCGATTATTTTGTGTTTGGTCATCGACATTTACCTCTAGAAATTCAACTGAATGAGTCTTCAAAATACATCAACTTAGGGGATTGGATTCAATATTATACTTATGGTGTTTTTGATGGTGAAAGCTTTCAATTAAAAACATTTCAAAAAGACTAA